The following are encoded in a window of Mycolicibacterium tusciae JS617 genomic DNA:
- a CDS encoding DUF4158 domain-containing protein gives MGGWEGRTRRDHRALVLDRLGWRASGAGDRKQLDAFLLARALEHDAPGVLLQLACDWLRSERIFRPSVDTLSRRVAAARDGARAETYHRLPSLLAPPRPSALDGLLDVDDELGMTRLVWLRRGATAAIPEVLKTELAKLEFLRAHGADRLDLSTLPAGRRRMLAETGRRSTNQALQRADVDRRHPVLLATLAETYVEVLDELVQLLDQAPAGADSRARHELSQRVVARARGEIDRGRLLDEVLDILTDPLVSDADAGRLVRARVGMPRLQAARRPTAEREPRDHGHFDLLAARYKYLRTFTPAVIAQLPLTGKHRQSRRHGAARRSRGVA, from the coding sequence ATGGGCGGTTGGGAGGGGCGTACCCGGCGTGATCATCGGGCGCTGGTACTGGACCGGCTGGGCTGGCGAGCGTCGGGGGCGGGCGACCGCAAGCAGCTCGACGCGTTCCTTCTTGCTCGGGCACTGGAGCACGACGCGCCCGGTGTGTTGCTCCAGCTCGCCTGCGACTGGCTACGCAGCGAACGGATCTTCCGTCCGTCGGTGGACACGCTGTCTCGACGAGTGGCTGCGGCTCGCGACGGCGCAAGGGCCGAGACATACCACCGGCTGCCATCGTTGCTGGCGCCCCCTCGCCCGTCCGCCCTGGACGGGCTGCTCGACGTCGACGACGAGCTCGGCATGACCCGCCTGGTGTGGTTGCGCCGCGGTGCCACCGCCGCCATCCCGGAGGTACTGAAGACGGAGCTGGCCAAGCTGGAGTTCCTACGCGCTCACGGCGCAGATCGACTTGACCTGTCCACTCTGCCGGCGGGTCGGCGGCGGATGCTGGCCGAGACCGGCCGCCGCTCCACCAATCAGGCGTTGCAACGCGCCGACGTCGACCGCCGACACCCGGTTCTGTTGGCCACGCTCGCTGAAACCTACGTCGAGGTCCTCGACGAGCTGGTGCAGCTCCTGGACCAAGCACCGGCCGGCGCGGACTCCCGTGCCCGGCATGAGCTGTCCCAGCGCGTCGTGGCACGAGCACGTGGGGAGATCGACCGCGGACGGCTCCTCGACGAGGTACTCGACATCCTCACCGACCCGCTCGTGTCGGACGCCGACGCCGGACGGCTGGTCCGTGCGCGCGTCGGGATGCCGCGACTTCAGGCGGCTCGCCGGCCAACCGCGGAGCGCGAACCGCGTGATCACGGACATTTCGATCTGCTCGCCGCCCGGTACAAGTACCTGCGGACCTTCACCCCGGCGGTCATCGCGCAGCTGCCGTTGACCGGAAAACACCGCCAGTCCCGACGTCATGGCGCTGCTCGACGCAGTCGAGGTGTTGCGTGA
- a CDS encoding sulfite exporter TauE/SafE family protein, which produces MTITLALALGVVIGVLLGLLGGGGSILAVPALVYVLGLDIEQAIPISLIVIAVASAVGALPKVRAQQVQWRLAGVFAAAGIPATYLGAAIGRHLPQAAIMIGFAVVMIAAGVRMLLDSADTGTACEVGNDGINWRRCAPRSIPAAIVVGLLTGLFGVGGGFLIIPALVVLLGVEMPIAVGTSLLIITANSAAGVFSHLDGPSINWSLTTAFVGTAIAGSLIAGHFGTKIDTGRLQHWFAYLVLAVAAYVLVDTVFLH; this is translated from the coding sequence ATGACCATCACCCTCGCGCTGGCTCTTGGGGTGGTTATCGGCGTGCTGCTGGGGCTGCTCGGCGGCGGCGGGTCGATTCTGGCCGTACCGGCGCTGGTTTACGTCCTGGGCCTCGACATCGAGCAGGCCATCCCGATCTCGCTGATCGTGATCGCGGTCGCCTCAGCTGTCGGCGCCCTGCCGAAAGTGCGCGCGCAGCAGGTGCAGTGGCGACTGGCCGGCGTCTTCGCCGCCGCCGGTATCCCGGCCACTTACCTCGGCGCCGCCATTGGGCGCCACCTGCCGCAGGCGGCGATCATGATCGGCTTCGCCGTGGTGATGATCGCCGCCGGGGTGCGGATGCTGCTCGATTCCGCCGACACCGGTACCGCCTGCGAGGTGGGCAACGACGGCATCAACTGGCGCCGCTGCGCCCCCCGCTCGATCCCCGCCGCGATCGTGGTCGGCTTGTTGACCGGGCTTTTCGGCGTCGGCGGCGGCTTCTTGATCATCCCGGCTCTGGTGGTGCTGCTGGGTGTGGAGATGCCCATCGCGGTCGGTACCTCACTGCTCATCATTACCGCGAACTCGGCGGCCGGGGTGTTTTCCCACCTGGACGGGCCCAGCATCAACTGGTCGCTCACCACCGCGTTCGTCGGCACCGCCATCGCCGGATCGCTGATCGCCGGGCACTTCGGCACCAAGATCGACACCGGCCGCTTGCAGCACTGGTTTGCCTACCTGGTCCTCGCCGTCGCCGCCTACGTCCTCGTCGACACCGTCTTCCTGCACTAG
- a CDS encoding ABC1 kinase family protein, producing MAHGHADRYRQIAGILARHGFGLAVGAAGLQRWVPFHHGLMGHERRELPYSNPEHLRLALEQLGPTFVKLGQILSTRSDLLPEPYREELAALQDSAPPVPAPIIAELIERELGSAPFEVFTSFDLEPLASASLGQAHAATLSDGTEVVVKVRRPDVVEQVEQDLEILGNLAARASRHWEAAADYDLIGIAEEFAHTLRAELDYLKEGRNAEHFATNFAADEGIHIPRIYWETTTSRVLTLERIRGIKVSDLQALDAAGIDRPALAARAARAAATMIFDDGFFHADPHPGNLFIEPGGRIGLIDFGMVGDIDPQLREELGTLLIALARRNPRRIASAVMGVASARGTVDLSALTADLAPILEDSAGRALDEIPVGALIRDLLAVIRRHHLRLPRELALLLKTLVMTEGMAVELDPQFQLAQIIEPYAQRLVADRYSPAAVARRLTHAGADVLDTAAELPGQLHRLQGMLDDGGPEVHLRAAELDPLVGRLEAVGQRLVVAIVAAAVVRGLGDVVAAAGPGQRKSWHAPLLGVGTAGSLGAYLVWTARSRRRHRP from the coding sequence ATGGCACACGGCCATGCCGACCGTTACCGGCAGATCGCCGGTATCCTGGCCCGGCACGGATTCGGATTGGCGGTCGGCGCTGCGGGCCTGCAGCGATGGGTACCCTTCCACCATGGGCTGATGGGCCATGAACGCAGGGAGCTGCCCTATTCGAATCCCGAGCACCTGCGCCTGGCACTCGAACAACTCGGCCCCACCTTCGTCAAGCTCGGCCAGATCCTCTCCACCCGCTCCGACCTGCTGCCCGAACCGTATCGCGAAGAGCTGGCCGCACTGCAGGACTCCGCTCCGCCCGTCCCCGCCCCGATCATCGCCGAGCTCATCGAACGCGAGCTCGGAAGCGCTCCCTTCGAAGTCTTCACATCATTCGATCTAGAGCCGCTGGCCAGTGCCTCCCTGGGACAGGCACACGCGGCCACACTGTCCGACGGCACCGAGGTCGTGGTCAAGGTGCGGCGCCCGGATGTGGTCGAACAGGTCGAGCAGGATCTGGAAATTCTGGGGAACCTGGCCGCCCGGGCCAGCAGACACTGGGAGGCTGCCGCCGACTATGACCTGATCGGTATCGCCGAAGAGTTCGCCCACACGCTGCGCGCCGAACTCGACTATCTCAAAGAGGGCCGCAACGCGGAACACTTCGCCACGAACTTCGCCGCCGACGAAGGCATCCATATTCCCCGAATCTACTGGGAGACCACCACATCGCGGGTCCTGACACTCGAGCGGATCAGAGGAATCAAAGTCAGCGACCTGCAGGCCCTGGATGCTGCCGGCATCGACCGGCCGGCTCTAGCCGCGCGCGCGGCACGGGCGGCAGCGACGATGATCTTCGACGACGGGTTCTTCCACGCCGATCCACACCCGGGCAACCTCTTCATCGAACCCGGCGGCCGGATCGGTTTGATCGACTTCGGCATGGTCGGCGACATCGACCCGCAACTGCGCGAGGAACTCGGAACCCTGCTCATCGCGCTGGCACGCCGCAATCCCCGCCGCATCGCCTCCGCCGTCATGGGTGTTGCCTCCGCCCGCGGCACCGTCGATCTTTCGGCCCTGACCGCAGACCTGGCCCCCATCCTCGAAGACTCCGCAGGACGGGCGCTGGATGAGATCCCCGTCGGCGCACTGATCCGGGATCTCCTGGCGGTCATCCGCCGCCACCATCTTCGGCTGCCACGCGAGCTGGCCCTGCTGCTGAAGACGCTGGTCATGACCGAGGGCATGGCTGTCGAGCTTGATCCGCAGTTCCAACTCGCCCAGATCATCGAACCCTACGCCCAGCGGCTCGTCGCCGACCGCTACTCACCCGCGGCGGTGGCCCGCCGTCTCACCCATGCCGGTGCCGATGTGCTGGACACCGCGGCTGAACTGCCCGGACAGCTGCACCGACTCCAGGGAATGCTGGATGACGGGGGGCCCGAAGTCCACCTGCGCGCGGCCGAATTGGACCCTCTGGTCGGCCGGCTCGAGGCGGTGGGGCAGCGTCTGGTCGTCGCCATCGTGGCCGCTGCCGTTGTCCGGGGACTCGGGGACGTGGTGGCGGCAGCTGGGCCGGGCCAGCGAAAGTCTTGGCATGCACCCCTACTGGGGGTGGGTACGGCTGGCTCGCTGGGCGCCTACCTCGTGTGGACCGCGCGCTCGCGCCGAAGACACCGCCCTTAG
- a CDS encoding rhodanese-like domain-containing protein codes for MSGPREVDVEEFAAGWAAGKPVVDVREPWEYAQGHVPGALLMPLKQLQEHIADLPDGDTVYVICASGNRSLRGAQILRSVGRKAFSVAGGMSQWTAQGRPTQT; via the coding sequence GTGAGTGGACCACGTGAAGTCGATGTCGAGGAGTTCGCCGCCGGCTGGGCTGCCGGTAAGCCGGTCGTGGATGTCCGGGAGCCCTGGGAATACGCGCAGGGTCATGTTCCCGGTGCGCTCCTGATGCCGCTCAAGCAGCTGCAGGAACATATCGCCGACTTACCCGACGGCGACACCGTGTACGTCATCTGCGCATCGGGCAACCGCAGTCTGCGCGGTGCGCAGATCCTGAGATCTGTTGGCCGAAAAGCTTTTTCGGTCGCCGGAGGGATGTCGCAATGGACAGCTCAAGGGCGACCCACCCAAACCTAA
- a CDS encoding MBL fold metallo-hydrolase, with translation MDVAIIETSGLGDRSYLIHEADTGVVIDPQRDIDRVLDLARDGGVQITHVLETHIHNDYVTGGLELARVTGAQYVVPAGDDVDYQRRAVNDGDVIDAGPIQLQVMHTPGHTHHHVSYTLHDHAGVVVGVFTGGSMLHGTTGRTDLLGDEHTRELTRAQFHSVRRLAEELPDKTQVYPTHGFGSFCSATPSSGDSSTIAEQRENNPALTQDEQTYIDDLISGLSAYPAYYAHMGVINTQGPAPVDLSMPEPVDPPELRRRIEAGEWVVDLRNRTAFAAGHLGGTLGFELSDHFVAYLGWLYTWGAPLTLIGEDKDQIAEARRELVRIGVDNLTGAAVGNIDNLVDGTPLRSYRVANFTALAEVIGEDNLSVLDVRQNGEYDESHIPGALNIPLHQLADRIGEVPTGEVWVHCASGYRSSIAASIIDEPERTVVLIDDTFNRAEKLELVI, from the coding sequence ATGGATGTAGCCATCATCGAGACTTCCGGGCTGGGTGACCGCAGCTACCTGATCCACGAAGCCGACACCGGCGTGGTCATCGACCCGCAGCGCGACATCGACCGCGTCCTCGACCTGGCCCGCGACGGCGGCGTGCAGATCACCCACGTCCTGGAAACCCACATCCACAACGACTACGTCACCGGCGGTTTGGAACTCGCGCGTGTGACCGGAGCCCAATACGTGGTCCCCGCGGGTGACGACGTCGATTACCAGCGCCGCGCGGTCAACGACGGCGACGTCATCGACGCCGGGCCCATCCAGTTGCAGGTCATGCATACCCCCGGGCACACCCACCACCACGTCAGCTACACCCTCCACGACCACGCCGGGGTGGTCGTCGGGGTGTTCACCGGCGGGTCGATGCTGCACGGCACCACCGGACGCACCGACCTGCTCGGCGACGAACACACCCGGGAGCTCACCCGAGCGCAGTTCCATTCCGTGCGCCGGTTGGCCGAGGAACTGCCCGACAAGACCCAGGTCTATCCCACCCACGGGTTCGGCAGCTTCTGCTCGGCCACCCCCTCCAGCGGCGACTCCTCCACCATCGCCGAACAACGCGAGAACAACCCGGCCCTGACCCAGGACGAGCAGACCTACATCGACGACCTGATCTCCGGGCTGTCGGCTTACCCCGCCTACTACGCCCACATGGGTGTCATCAACACCCAAGGCCCTGCTCCGGTCGATCTGTCCATGCCCGAACCGGTCGACCCGCCCGAGCTGCGGCGGCGCATCGAAGCCGGCGAGTGGGTCGTGGACCTGCGAAACCGGACCGCGTTCGCCGCCGGGCACCTCGGCGGCACCCTGGGGTTCGAATTGTCCGACCACTTCGTCGCCTACCTCGGCTGGCTCTACACCTGGGGTGCCCCGCTGACCCTCATCGGGGAGGACAAAGACCAGATCGCCGAAGCACGCCGCGAACTCGTGCGCATAGGGGTGGACAATCTCACCGGAGCCGCTGTCGGCAACATCGACAACCTCGTCGACGGCACCCCGCTGCGGTCCTACCGCGTCGCGAACTTCACCGCCCTCGCCGAGGTGATTGGCGAGGACAACCTCAGCGTGCTCGACGTCCGCCAAAACGGCGAATACGACGAGAGCCACATCCCCGGCGCGCTCAACATCCCGCTGCATCAACTCGCCGACCGTATCGGCGAAGTGCCCACCGGAGAAGTATGGGTGCACTGCGCATCGGGCTACCGCTCATCGATCGCTGCCTCGATCATCGATGAGCCCGAACGCACTGTCGTCCTCATCGACGACACCTTCAACCGGGCCGAGAAACTCGAACTCGTCATCTGA
- a CDS encoding metal-sensitive transcriptional regulator, which yields MVGDEDSIALVLNRLRRAHGQLAGVISMIEQGRDCKDVVTQLAAVSRALDKAGFKIVATGLRECLTGEAAEGKQPMTEAELEKLFLALA from the coding sequence ATGGTCGGCGACGAAGACAGCATCGCGTTGGTTTTGAACCGGTTACGCCGTGCTCATGGGCAGCTCGCCGGGGTGATCTCGATGATCGAGCAGGGTCGTGACTGCAAGGACGTTGTCACCCAGCTCGCCGCGGTGTCACGGGCCTTGGACAAGGCCGGGTTCAAGATCGTGGCCACCGGTTTGCGCGAATGCCTGACCGGAGAGGCCGCCGAAGGTAAGCAGCCGATGACCGAGGCGGAACTGGAGAAGCTCTTCCTCGCCCTGGCCTGA
- a CDS encoding DUF302 domain-containing protein has product MGYALSTTLHTSFEDAVERTRKALADQGFGVLTEIDMKATLKAKLGEDMENYLILGACNPPLAHRAVNADRQIGLLLPCNVAVRSDPAAGDDTVIVDAMDPQVMVRLSGEPGLREVADEAAAKLQAAIDSLGQTADAR; this is encoded by the coding sequence ATGGGTTACGCATTGTCGACCACGCTGCACACCTCATTCGAGGATGCGGTGGAACGCACCCGTAAAGCGTTGGCCGACCAGGGTTTCGGTGTGCTGACCGAGATCGATATGAAGGCCACGCTGAAGGCCAAACTCGGTGAGGACATGGAGAACTACCTGATCCTGGGGGCGTGTAACCCGCCGCTGGCGCACCGCGCAGTCAATGCCGATCGTCAGATCGGACTGTTGCTGCCGTGCAACGTCGCAGTGCGTTCTGATCCCGCGGCCGGTGACGACACGGTGATCGTCGACGCGATGGACCCGCAGGTGATGGTGCGGCTGTCCGGTGAGCCCGGGCTGCGGGAGGTCGCCGACGAGGCCGCCGCCAAGTTGCAGGCCGCGATCGACTCCCTCGGCCAGACCGCCGATGCTCGGTAG
- a CDS encoding PIG-L deacetylase family protein: MSSTAGAPVLGDVAHRGAVLAVLAHPDDESFGVGAVLAALAAAGAEVRVLCLTYGEASTLGASVDLATVRRHELTAAAERLGVTNVVLHDFPDGHLGEITPATLDKVVQDSLGDVATLVVFEPGGVTGHPDHQAATAAALRVADRNKLAVLEWGVASTVADSLNAEFATTFVALDGDGTVDIAVDRAVQLAAIACHESQARDNPVLTRRLQLQGPVERIRAHPPARSADTIS; this comes from the coding sequence GTGTCTAGCACTGCGGGTGCCCCAGTGCTGGGTGATGTCGCCCACCGTGGGGCGGTGTTAGCGGTGCTGGCCCATCCCGACGATGAAAGCTTCGGGGTGGGCGCCGTGCTTGCCGCGCTGGCCGCAGCCGGGGCCGAGGTGCGCGTGTTGTGCCTGACCTACGGTGAGGCGAGCACGCTCGGAGCCAGCGTGGACCTCGCGACTGTGCGCCGTCACGAGCTAACCGCGGCCGCCGAGCGCCTGGGCGTCACCAACGTCGTGCTCCATGATTTTCCCGACGGTCACTTGGGCGAGATCACGCCCGCCACCCTTGACAAGGTCGTGCAGGACAGCCTTGGTGATGTGGCCACGCTTGTCGTGTTCGAACCGGGCGGTGTGACCGGCCACCCCGATCACCAAGCCGCGACCGCCGCAGCGCTTCGTGTCGCCGACCGAAACAAGCTGGCGGTGCTGGAGTGGGGCGTCGCCTCCACCGTCGCCGACAGTCTGAACGCAGAGTTCGCCACGACGTTCGTCGCCCTCGACGGCGACGGGACCGTCGACATTGCCGTCGACCGCGCCGTCCAGCTTGCCGCGATCGCTTGCCACGAAAGCCAAGCCCGCGACAACCCGGTCCTCACCCGTCGCCTCCAGCTCCAAGGGCCGGTGGAGCGGATCCGCGCACATCCTCCCGCTCGTTCCGCGGACACGATCTCGTAA
- a CDS encoding Tn3 family transposase, which translates to MALLDAVEVLRELNAAGRTAVPEQATMPAATSFVPTRWRGYLDTTRGQGRGAAYRHYWELSVLYGVQSRLRSGDVWVPGSRRYTDPTTLLIPSETWVTQRDDFCNVTGTHADPAHQLQRLETELHAAVADLERVLADPASEGLARVGEDGDLIVSPLPAEQLPAKAAGLAETVAARLPQIHLPALLIEVDRDTHFSEAFTHAGGAQPRNPDLIRNLYASILAYACNLGYAGMADASGISEDTLAWTSQWYLRQDTLREANARLVNAHHRHSLAQLWGGGTLSSSDGQRFPQRGRSLTARALSRYFLDEGTTTYTHVSDQHSTYGTKVIPTTWREAVAVLDEIFGNLTDLAIAEHTTDTAGQTLATFGIFNLAGLQFSPRIRDIGRLQLYRLGPGSAWRGRYPHAGPLLTQPIQTQLIADHWNDLLRLVASMKFGHTTASLLIAKLHASSRQNSLARALQEYGRLVRTIYLCRYVADEELRRRVRRQLNKGESLHALRRDLFFAHQGHVRRRHLDDQVDQALCLTLVTNAAVLWTTTYLGDALDALRADGYPVTDEDAAHLTPAQHDHINFYGTYSFDVETELRREGHRPLRSPAA; encoded by the coding sequence ATGGCGCTGCTCGACGCAGTCGAGGTGTTGCGTGAGCTGAACGCAGCCGGCCGGACAGCGGTCCCCGAGCAGGCAACCATGCCGGCGGCGACGTCGTTCGTGCCGACCCGCTGGCGCGGCTACCTCGACACCACCCGCGGCCAAGGCCGCGGAGCCGCCTACCGGCATTACTGGGAACTCAGTGTGCTGTACGGGGTGCAGTCGAGGCTACGGTCCGGCGACGTGTGGGTGCCCGGGTCGCGCCGCTACACCGACCCGACCACGCTGCTCATTCCGTCCGAGACATGGGTCACGCAGCGCGACGACTTCTGCAACGTCACCGGGACTCACGCCGACCCCGCCCACCAGCTGCAACGGCTGGAGACCGAACTGCACGCCGCCGTCGCAGATCTGGAGCGAGTGCTGGCTGATCCGGCGAGTGAGGGTCTGGCCCGCGTGGGCGAGGACGGCGATCTGATCGTGTCGCCGCTGCCCGCCGAGCAGCTGCCGGCCAAGGCAGCGGGGCTGGCCGAGACGGTCGCCGCCCGGCTTCCGCAGATTCATCTGCCCGCGCTGCTCATCGAAGTCGATCGCGACACCCACTTCAGCGAAGCGTTCACACATGCCGGCGGTGCGCAGCCGCGCAATCCCGATCTGATCCGCAATCTCTACGCCTCGATCCTGGCCTACGCCTGCAATCTCGGCTACGCGGGAATGGCCGACGCCTCCGGCATCTCTGAAGACACCCTCGCCTGGACCTCGCAGTGGTACCTGCGTCAGGACACGCTACGAGAGGCGAACGCACGCCTGGTCAATGCGCACCATCGTCATTCGCTCGCCCAGCTGTGGGGCGGCGGCACCCTGTCATCATCGGACGGCCAGCGTTTTCCGCAGCGCGGTCGCAGCCTCACCGCCCGGGCGCTGTCGCGGTACTTCCTCGACGAGGGGACCACCACCTATACCCATGTGTCCGATCAGCACTCGACCTACGGCACCAAAGTCATCCCGACCACCTGGCGTGAAGCAGTCGCCGTCCTCGATGAGATCTTCGGCAACCTGACCGACCTGGCCATCGCCGAGCACACCACCGACACCGCCGGCCAGACCCTGGCCACGTTCGGGATCTTCAACCTCGCCGGCCTGCAGTTCTCGCCGCGGATCCGCGACATCGGCCGGCTGCAGCTCTACCGGCTGGGCCCCGGTTCGGCATGGCGAGGCCGTTACCCGCACGCAGGGCCGCTGCTCACCCAGCCCATCCAAACCCAGCTGATCGCCGATCATTGGAACGACCTGCTCCGACTCGTCGCCTCGATGAAGTTCGGGCACACCACCGCGAGCCTCCTCATCGCCAAGCTGCACGCCAGCAGCCGGCAAAACTCCCTCGCCCGAGCGCTGCAGGAATACGGCCGGCTGGTGCGCACCATCTACCTCTGCCGCTACGTCGCCGACGAAGAACTCCGCCGCCGGGTCCGTCGGCAGCTGAACAAGGGCGAGAGCCTGCACGCGCTGCGCCGCGATCTGTTCTTCGCCCACCAAGGACACGTCCGTAGGCGACACCTCGACGACCAGGTCGATCAGGCGCTCTGTCTCACGCTGGTCACCAACGCAGCGGTGCTATGGACCACGACCTACCTCGGCGACGCGCTCGACGCGCTGCGTGCCGACGGCTACCCCGTCACAGACGAGGACGCGGCACACCTGACACCTGCACAACACGATCACATCAACTTCTACGGCACCTACTCCTTCGACGTCGAGACCGAACTCCGTCGCGAGGGACACCGCCCGCTCCGTTCACCGGCCGCCTGA
- a CDS encoding aminotransferase class V-fold PLP-dependent enzyme codes for MTTGSVNVSAPPLPTSPLLERVRRGVIGEGAVLDGPYGRRRITYADYTASGRSLDFLEDFIRQQVLPRYANTHTESSGTGLQTSLLRHDARQIIHDAIGGGENDLVIFCGSGATAAVNKLVGILELRVPSGLAERYRWGEQIPDRERPVVFVGPYEHHSNELPWRESIAELVVIDEDADGHIDLEQLKQRLIHHADRPLRIGSFSAASNVTGVLSDTDRIATLLHEHGALSFWDYAAAGPYVPIRMRDGAAGRGDHKDAIFLSPHKFVGGPQTPGILVVRRELVRNAVPTAPGGGTVAFVDPIGHRYLDDPIAREEGGTPAIIESIRAGLVFALKDAVGTDLIGQREQRLWRHALHRWQAHPNIEILGHPDAQRLSIVSFRVRSGAQRYLHHNYVVALLNDLFGIQARGGCSCAGPYGHRLLTIDAQHSRAYRDEIELGCEGIKPGWTRINFNYFISDTVRDYLIDAVELLGRYGHRLLTDYTFSPDTGLWHHRGGPRRPPLRLKDLFYDNAGTLQYPTDRDTLDEAALTDHLREARALLDARPNEVPDGPTGLSAHFEALRWFPLPPHCLTPNPSIATTTGVATPHQGAAEAHHGPARP; via the coding sequence ATGACCACGGGGAGCGTGAATGTCTCGGCGCCGCCGCTACCCACCTCGCCCTTGCTCGAGCGGGTCCGGCGGGGGGTTATCGGTGAGGGCGCGGTCCTGGACGGACCCTACGGTCGGCGCCGGATTACCTACGCCGACTACACCGCCTCGGGGCGGTCGCTGGATTTCCTGGAGGACTTCATCCGCCAGCAGGTGCTACCGCGCTACGCCAACACCCACACCGAAAGCTCCGGCACCGGGCTACAGACCTCACTGCTGCGCCACGATGCACGCCAGATCATCCACGACGCCATCGGCGGCGGCGAGAACGATCTCGTGATCTTCTGCGGATCGGGGGCGACGGCGGCGGTGAACAAGCTGGTGGGCATCCTCGAACTTCGCGTCCCGTCCGGGCTGGCCGAGCGCTACCGGTGGGGCGAGCAGATCCCCGACCGGGAGCGACCGGTGGTCTTCGTTGGCCCCTACGAACACCACTCCAACGAGTTGCCGTGGCGCGAGTCCATCGCCGAGCTGGTGGTGATCGACGAAGACGCCGACGGGCACATCGATCTGGAACAACTGAAGCAGCGGCTGATCCACCACGCAGACCGACCATTACGCATCGGTAGCTTCTCGGCGGCCTCCAACGTTACCGGGGTGTTGTCGGACACCGACCGGATCGCCACCCTGCTGCACGAGCACGGCGCGTTGTCGTTCTGGGACTACGCCGCCGCCGGACCCTACGTCCCGATCCGGATGCGGGACGGCGCTGCTGGGCGCGGTGATCACAAGGATGCGATCTTCCTCTCACCGCACAAGTTCGTCGGCGGACCCCAGACCCCCGGGATCCTGGTGGTTCGCCGTGAGCTGGTGCGCAACGCCGTGCCCACCGCACCGGGAGGGGGCACGGTGGCGTTCGTGGACCCGATCGGGCATCGCTATCTCGATGACCCCATCGCCCGGGAAGAGGGCGGCACCCCGGCGATCATCGAGTCGATCCGGGCGGGGCTGGTCTTTGCGCTCAAAGACGCCGTGGGCACCGACCTAATCGGGCAACGAGAACAGCGGCTGTGGCGTCATGCCCTGCACCGGTGGCAGGCTCACCCGAACATCGAAATCCTCGGTCACCCTGATGCGCAACGGCTGTCCATCGTGTCCTTCCGTGTCCGGTCAGGCGCGCAGCGCTACCTGCACCACAACTACGTGGTGGCCCTGCTCAACGACCTGTTCGGCATCCAAGCCCGCGGCGGTTGCTCGTGTGCCGGCCCATACGGGCACCGGCTGTTGACCATCGACGCGCAGCATTCCCGCGCCTACCGCGACGAAATCGAATTGGGTTGTGAGGGCATCAAACCCGGCTGGACCCGCATCAACTTCAACTACTTCATCTCCGACACCGTGCGCGACTACCTGATCGACGCCGTGGAACTGCTGGGCCGCTATGGCCACCGCCTGCTCACCGACTACACCTTCAGCCCGGACACCGGCCTGTGGCATCACCGTGGCGGCCCCCGCCGCCCCCCGCTGCGGCTAAAGGACCTGTTCTACGACAATGCGGGGACCCTGCAATACCCGACGGACCGCGACACCCTCGACGAGGCCGCATTGACCGATCATCTGCGCGAGGCCCGCGCGCTGCTGGATGCCCGCCCCAACGAAGTGCCCGACGGCCCTACCGGCCTCTCAGCACACTTCGAAGCGCTGCGCTGGTTCCCGCTACCCCCGCACTGCCTGACCCCCAACCCCTCTATAGCCACCACCACCGGTGTGGCCACGCCACACCAAGGCGCAGCGGAGGCGCACCACGGACCGGCCCGACCTTGA